A region from the Triticum urartu cultivar G1812 chromosome 1, Tu2.1, whole genome shotgun sequence genome encodes:
- the LOC125536728 gene encoding WAT1-related protein At5g64700-like codes for MADRSKKPYVVAVAIQAIYTGLFVVSKAAFDSGINTNIFIFYRLAAATALLLPIALIDSICRRSRSTTATPAPALSCRLLFKLFLYALLGNTFTLNVYNMSLKQTSATVGSAAINSMPVATFLLAVLLRMEAVKLRNRSGLGKLTGVALCLAGVLVIAFYDGPSIRPLAHNPVFAHKPNSVSSSAAWIKGTFLLILACATWSLWIVMQVPLLKEYPNKLMATALQCLFGALQSFLVAMVVERDFTKWKLGLDIGLLAVFYSAFLGTGALMYLQAWCVEMRGPVFVATWSPLALIFTIFCSSFFLGEAIHLGSILGGILLVGGLYSVLWGKSKEKEINMALVVPEESQVQGDGAAIQKKHEEAELTSQV; via the exons ATGGCCGACCGGAGTAAGAAGCCGTACGTGGTGGCAGTAGCAATCCAGGCCATCTACACGGGCCTCTTCGTCGTCTCTAAGGCTGCCTTTGACAGCGGCATCAACACCAATATCTTCATCTTCTACCGCCTCGCTGCTGCCACCGCGCTCCTCCTCCCAATCGCGCTTATCGACTCCATTTGCCGCAGGAGCCGATCAACCACGGCAACACCTGCACCAGCATTGTCATGCCGGCTGCTCTTCAAGCTCTTCCTATACGCCTTACTTGG GAACACCTTCACCCTGAATGTGTACAACATGAGCTTGAAGCAGACTTCGGCGACGGTGGGGTCAGCGGCCATCAACTCCATGCCCGTTGCCACCTTCCTCCTCGCGGTGCTTCTGCGGATGGAGGCGGTGAAGCTCCGGAACCGCTCTGGATTAGGCAAGCTCACCGGTGTCGCTCTTTGCCTCGCTGGAGTGTTGGTCATCGCCTTCTACGATGGCCCGTCCATACGCCCCCTTGCCCACAACCCCGTCTTCGCTCACAAGCCAAACAGTGTCAGCAGTAGCGCTGCTTGGATCAAAGGCACCTTCCTTCTCATCCTCGCTTGTGCAACCTGGTCTCTCTGGATTGTCATGCAG GTTCCATTGCTTAAAGAATATCCAAACAAATTGATGGCCACGGCGCTGCAATGCCTGTTTGGTGCACTTCAGTCCTTTCTCGTGGCAATGGTGGTTGAAAGGGACTTCACCAAATGGAAGCTTGGGCTGGATATTGGCCTCCTTGCGGTCTTCTACTCG GCCTTCTTAGGAACGGGTGCATTAATGTACCTACAGGCATGGTGTGTGGAGATGAGAGGGCCGGTGTTTGTCGCGACGTGGAGTCCATTGGCATTAATTTTCACTATCTTTTGCTCATCATTCTTCCTTGGAGAAGCCATTCACCTTGGGAG TATTTTGGGAGGAATTCTACTAGTTGGTGGACTATACAGTGTACTATGGGGTAAAAGCAAGGAAAAAGAAATTAATATGGCATTAGTGGTCCCCGAGGAAAGTCAAGTTCAAGGAGACGGAGCGGCAATACAGAAGAAACACGAAGAGGCAGAACTAACATCACAAGTTTAA